A single window of Lepeophtheirus salmonis chromosome 2, UVic_Lsal_1.4, whole genome shotgun sequence DNA harbors:
- the mst gene encoding protein misato homolog 1, protein MSTKEVLTLQCGPYSNFVGAHFWNIQDKDLLYEPRAVLPKTNPGVLYREGLSLTNEVTFTPRLVSVDLKGGLGSLPRYGELYSVKDDRENTGLWDGEITKENSNEYEEKDIDESEKFANPHFEFWSDYLNPMLHSNTNVVLNEYQKNNTLKPFDIFGLGTKPDENAEEEVFETIRFFSEEADHLQGFHFLTDIDSGFGGLSLRIKDHFLDEYPRKPILTFPMWPSFYNDSTDTPFNPLRNPCRFLNITLSLYHLYETSLLTPMSLNPGYFPLPRRPNAIPGISLDHSSFYHTSALLASSLDTLSLPWRLKNNSHVTHEFVDLLSQRGRKFCSLAFSMPLRDDIPQFHTLTPGVDYSSSSKIAIQSATQRGSQTKFNLQEYLSTNFSTTYNYHNVILDEGSPVGSPYPQIFDTSMERANMITSWNSSNSMEKVLENISNQAEKLNLQKMNRFLEAGLEEDEFKEVINGLRSIAEDYSDAQYI, encoded by the exons ATGTCAACGAAAGAGGTTCTTACGCTCCAATGCGGTCCATATTCCAACTTTGTTGGCGCTCATTTTTGGAACATTCAAGATAAGGATCTTCTCTATGAACCCCGAGCCGTTCTTCCCAAGACGAATCCTGGTGTTTTATATCGAGAGGGTCTTTCATTAACtaa tGAAGTGACGTTTACTCCACGCCTTGTATCCGTTGATTTGAAAGGAGGTCTTGGCTCTCTTCCTCGATATGGAGAACTGTATTCAGTGAAGGATGATAGAGAAAATACGGGTCTTTGGGATGGAGAAATCACAAAGGAAAATAGTAATGAGTATGAAGAGAAAGACATTGATGAATCGGAAAAATTCGCAAATCCTCACTTTGAATTTTGGTCAGATTACTTAAATCCTATGCTGCATTCGAATACTAATGTTGTTCTGAATGAATATCAAAAGAATAATACTCTAAAGCCTTTTGACATTTTCGGACTTGGAACCAAGCCTGATGAAAATGCGGAGGAAGAAGTATTCGAAACTATACGATTCTTCTCTGAAGAAGCGGATCACTTGCAAGGTTTTCACTTCTTGACTGATATTGACTCTGGATTTGGTGGATTATCTCTTCGCATCAAAGATCATTTCCTTGATGAATATCCTAGAAAACCTATTCTAACTTTTCCTATGTGGCCTTCTTTCTATAATGATAGTACAGATACTCCTTTCAACCCACTTCGAAACCCATGTCGGTTTCTAAATATCACTCTGTCTTTGTACCATCTCTATGAAACTTCCTTACTTACACCCATGTCTCTCAATCCAGGGTATTTTCCTCTTCCACGCAGACCGAATGCCATTCCAGGGATTTCCCTTGATCACTCATCCTTCTATCATACGTCAGCACTTTTAGCTTCATCTTTAGATACTCTATCTCTCCCTTGGaggctaaaaaataattcacatgTCACACACGAATTTGTGGATTTATTATCCCAAAGGGGAAGGAAATTCTGCTCCTTAGCCTTTTCAATGCCACTACGTGATGATATTCCGCAATTCCATACTTTAACACCTGGTGTAGACTATTCCTCCAGCTCCAAGATTGCAATACAATCTGCCACTCAAAGGGGATCACAAACCAAATTTAACTTACAAGAGTATTTATCAACTAATTTTTCTACAACATACAATTATCACAATGTAATCCTGGATGAGGGGTCTCCTGTTGGAAGTCCATATCCACAGATATTTGACACTTCTATGGAAAGAGCGAATATGATAACTTCATGGAATTCTTCAAATAGTATGGAGAAAGTGCTGGAAAACATATCTAATCAagctgaaaaattaaatttgcaaaaaatgaatCGATTTTTGGAGGCAGGGCTTGAAGAAGACGAATTCAAAGAGGTTATTAATGGTTTGAGAAGTATTGCTGAGGACTATTCAGATGCTCAGTATATATGA